The Pseudomonas benzenivorans region ATCACCAGGATCATGATTGTTATCGGCCTTGTTCCGCTGCAGGACTCGCCTGTTCCGACAGTGCTGCTGCTCACCACAACCCCATGAAAACCTTCACCCCATCCTGATTACCCCCGCCGTCAGGCGGGCCTTGCGCTGTGCCAAGACGTTTTGCCCGCCGCCCGCCCTTGCGGCACACTAGCGCCCCCGAGCAATCGCTCGTTTTATGCCAGCAGCAGACCCCGTATGACCCGCTCCCCGTTCCGCCGCCTCGTGTTCGGCACCCTGCACCGCCTGCTGTACCTCTGGGTACGCTCGGAAACCATCAACCAGTCCGCCTTCAGCCTCAGGCTCGACCGCAGCAAGCCGGTGTTCTATGTGCTGCAACTGCCGTCGCTGAGCGACCTGGCGGTGGTCGACAGCGAGTGCCGCAAGGCCGGTCTGCCGCGCCCGGTGCTGCCGGTCAAGCTGGGCGGGCAGGAAGAGCCGGCGGCCTTCTTCTACCTGACCCCGGAGCCGGACTGGCTCGGCCGCCAGGACAAGCGCGGCAGCTCGCCGACCCTCGCGCGGCTGGTCGCGGCCCTGAGCCAGCAGGCCGTGGCGGATGTGCAGATCGTGCCGGTCAGCGTGTTCTGGGGGCAGTCGCCGGACCGCGAGACCAGCCCCTGGAAGCTGCTGTTCGCCGACAGCTGGGCGGTCACCGGGCGCCTGCGCCGGCTGGTCAGCATCCTCATGCTCGGACGCAAGACCCGGGTGCAGTTCTCCACCCCCATCCAGCTGCGCGAACTGGTGGCGCAGGACAAGGGCCACGAACGCACCCTGCGCATGGTCCAACGCATGCTGCGGGTGCATTTCCGCCAGCAGAAGGCCGCGGTGATCGGCCCGGACCTGTCGCACCGGCGCAACCTGGTCAAGGGCCTGGTACATGGCCCGCTGGTGCGCCAGGCGATCGCCGAGCAGGCCGAGCGGGAGCAGATCGCGCTGGAAAAGGCCGAGGCCCAGGCGCTGCGCTACGGCAATGAGATCGCCTCGGACTACGCCTACACGGCGATCCGCTTCCTCGAACTGGTCTTGAGCTGGTTCTGGAACAAGATCTACGACGGCATCCGGGTCAACCATATCGAAGGGGTGCAGGACATCGCCCAGGGCCACGAGGTGATCTACGTGCCCTGCCACCGCAGCCATATCGACTACCTGCTGCTGTCCTACCTGCTGTTTCGCAACGGCCTGACGCCGCCGCATATCGCCGCCGGCATCAACCTCAACATGCCGATCATCGGCAGCCTGCTGCGCCGCGGCGGCGCCTTCTTCATGCGCCGCAGCTTCAAGGGCAACCCGCTGTACACCGCGGTGTTCAACGAATACCTGCACAGCCTGTTCAGCAAGGGCTTCCCGGTCGAGTACTTCGTCGAGGGCGGGCGCTCGCGCACCGGGCGCATGCTCCAGCCCAAGACCGGCATGCTGGCCATCACCCTGCGCAGCTTCCTGCGCAACCACCGCCTGCCGGTGGTGTTCGTGCCGGTGTATATCGGCTATGAAAGAGTCCTCGAAGGCCGCACCTACCTGGGCGAGCTGCGCGGGGCGAGCAAGAAGAAGGAGTCGGTCTTCGACATCTTCAAGGTCCTGGGCGCGCTCAAGCAGCGCTTCGGCCAGGTCTGGGTGAACTTCGGCGAGCCGCTCAAGCTGGCCGAGTTCCTCGACCAGCAGCAGCCGGACTGGCGCGAGCAGGACCATGGCGCGCAGTTCCGCCCGGCCTGGCTGAACCAGGCCACCAACCGCCTGGGCGCGCGGGTGGCACAGCGGCTCAACGAGGCGGCGGCGGTCAACCCGGTCAACCTGGTGGCCCTGGCGTTGCTGTCCACCAGCAAGCTGGCCCTGGACGAACCCGCCCTGGCGCGGGTGCTGGACCTCTACCTGGCGCTGCTGCGCGCCGTGCCCTACTCGCCGCACTGCACCCTGCCGGAGGGCGATGGCCAGGCGCTGATCGACTACGTCAAGGCCATGGACCTGCTCGCCGAACAGCGCGATGCCCTGGGCAAGATCCTCTACCTGGACGAGCACAACGCGGTGCTGATGACCTACTACCGCAACAACGTGCTGCACATCTTCGCCCTGCCGGCCTTGCTGGCGAGCTTCTTCCAGAGCAGCGCGCGGATCAGCCGCGAGCAGATCCTGCGCTTCACCCGCGCCCTCTACCCCTACCTGCAGGCCGAGCTGTTTATCCGCTGGGATGTCGACGCGCTCGAGGCCGTGGTGGACCAGTGGCTGGCGGCCTTCGTCGAGCAGGGCCTGCTCAAGGTCGAGGGCGACGCCTATGTGCGTCCGGCGCCGAGTTCGCGCCAGTTCGTCCTGCTGACCCTGCTCTCGCGGGCCATCGCCCAGACCCTGCAGCGCTTCTACATGGCCATCGCCCTGCTGCTCAACGCCGGGCAGAACGTCATCAGTGCCGAGGAGCTGGAGGACCTGTGCACGGTGATGGCCCAGCGCCTGTCGATCCTCCACGGCCTCAATGCCCCGGAGTTCTTCGACAAGAGCCTGTTCCGCCACTTCATCCAGACCCTGCAGGAGCAGGGCGTGCTGCGCCAGGACGAGGCCGGCAAGCTCGGCCATCACCCCCAGCTCGGTGCCCTAGTCGAGGGTGCGGCCAGGCGCGTGCTGCCGGCCGAACTGCGTCTGTCGATCCGCCAGGTGGCGATGGACCAGGGCGAGGAGGCCCTGGAGGCCGTCTGACCCCGACTCAGGACGCGACGCGGGTCAGCCAGCGGAACAGGGCCAACTGCGCCGGCAGGTAGAACAGATACTCGGGGTGCCACTGCACCCCGATGATGGGTCGGCCATCCTCGGCCTCCACGGCCTGGACGATGTTGTCCAGATCCCAGGCGACGGCCCGCAGCCCCTCCCCCGGATCGCGGACGGCCTGGTGATGCAGGCTGTTGACGCGCAGGCGGTGCCGCGCACAGACCCGCGACAGATGGGAGTGGCCGTCGACCTGCACCTGCTTGGTCGGCAACAGGCCCGGCCGGTTGTAGGTGCGCACGCGCATCGGCCGGATGTCCTGGTGCAGATTGCCCCCCAGCACCACGTTGATCAGCTGGGCGCCGCGGCAGATGCCCAGCAGCGGAATCCCCTGCTCCAGCGCCTGTTCGATCCAGCGCATCTCCAGCTTGTCGCGCGCGGGGTCGCTGCGCACCTTGGCCGCGATGTCGCCGCCATAATGCTCCGGGCCGACATCGTCACCGCCGCCGATGATCAGCGCGCTCAGCGGCATGCCGCTGGGAGCATGAGCCACGCTGATGCGCTCGGCATCGGCACCGACCAGACGCAGCGCCCAGCGCGTCGACCACCAGGAGGGCGACCAACGCCGCGGGTTGCCGGTCACCCCCACCCGCGGTCGTTCAGCCATCGTCCGACGTACTCCAGCCAGGCCGAGCGGTTGAGGCCGAGAATCGGTCGCCAGTGCAGCAGGAAGGCCTCGGCAAGGGCCTGCAA contains the following coding sequences:
- a CDS encoding gamma-glutamyl-gamma-aminobutyrate hydrolase family protein; protein product: MAERPRVGVTGNPRRWSPSWWSTRWALRLVGADAERISVAHAPSGMPLSALIIGGGDDVGPEHYGGDIAAKVRSDPARDKLEMRWIEQALEQGIPLLGICRGAQLINVVLGGNLHQDIRPMRVRTYNRPGLLPTKQVQVDGHSHLSRVCARHRLRVNSLHHQAVRDPGEGLRAVAWDLDNIVQAVEAEDGRPIIGVQWHPEYLFYLPAQLALFRWLTRVAS
- the plsB gene encoding glycerol-3-phosphate 1-O-acyltransferase PlsB, which produces MTRSPFRRLVFGTLHRLLYLWVRSETINQSAFSLRLDRSKPVFYVLQLPSLSDLAVVDSECRKAGLPRPVLPVKLGGQEEPAAFFYLTPEPDWLGRQDKRGSSPTLARLVAALSQQAVADVQIVPVSVFWGQSPDRETSPWKLLFADSWAVTGRLRRLVSILMLGRKTRVQFSTPIQLRELVAQDKGHERTLRMVQRMLRVHFRQQKAAVIGPDLSHRRNLVKGLVHGPLVRQAIAEQAEREQIALEKAEAQALRYGNEIASDYAYTAIRFLELVLSWFWNKIYDGIRVNHIEGVQDIAQGHEVIYVPCHRSHIDYLLLSYLLFRNGLTPPHIAAGINLNMPIIGSLLRRGGAFFMRRSFKGNPLYTAVFNEYLHSLFSKGFPVEYFVEGGRSRTGRMLQPKTGMLAITLRSFLRNHRLPVVFVPVYIGYERVLEGRTYLGELRGASKKKESVFDIFKVLGALKQRFGQVWVNFGEPLKLAEFLDQQQPDWREQDHGAQFRPAWLNQATNRLGARVAQRLNEAAAVNPVNLVALALLSTSKLALDEPALARVLDLYLALLRAVPYSPHCTLPEGDGQALIDYVKAMDLLAEQRDALGKILYLDEHNAVLMTYYRNNVLHIFALPALLASFFQSSARISREQILRFTRALYPYLQAELFIRWDVDALEAVVDQWLAAFVEQGLLKVEGDAYVRPAPSSRQFVLLTLLSRAIAQTLQRFYMAIALLLNAGQNVISAEELEDLCTVMAQRLSILHGLNAPEFFDKSLFRHFIQTLQEQGVLRQDEAGKLGHHPQLGALVEGAARRVLPAELRLSIRQVAMDQGEEALEAV